CGTAAAGCCTGGTTGTTGAGGCATGAAGGCGCCGCATTTAGCCAGTAAAAAAACTCGAAATAATGATTTGGTTTGCGCCCGTCATTTGTTATTTTTACTTTAAAATCAATGCGTAAAATGGATCGTCTGTTTTTTATCTAGGGGCAGGGGCGTAGATCGGGTTGCTGTTATCCACATGCCACCGTTACAATGTGCTCGGTGGCTGTTTTGCCCCCTAATAAAGATCAGGACTTATGTTTAAATCCCTACCGCTGTTTATTGGCCTGCGCTATACCCGCGCTAAGCGCCGCAATCACTTTATCTCTTTTATCTCCCTTATCTCAATGCTGAGCATTGCGCTTGGTGTGACGGCACTGATTACAGTGCTGTCGGTGATGAATGGTTTTGAGAAGGAGCTGCGTGAGCGGATTTTGGGGATGGCCTCCCATGCGACGATCACCGGCCACAATAACTCACTGGATAATTGGCAGAGCCTGGCAGAACTTGCTCATCAACACCCCGAGGTGGTGGGCGCGGCACCTTATATAGAAGGTGAGGGGATGTTGAGTAACGGTGAGCAGGTGAGTGGTGTCGCGCTGCGTGGCATTGATGTGGCCCATGAAAGTGAGGTCTCTGAGGTGGCTGAAAAAATGATTGCAGGCGACTTGGCATATTTGCAGCCGGGTGAGTATGGCATTGTTTTGGGTGTCGACTTGGCACGCAGCCTGGGGGTGTTACTGGGGGAAAAAGTGAGCCTGATTGTCTCAAAAGCAAATATCTCTCCGATCGGAATTATGCCGAGGATGAAACGCTTTACGGTGGTGGGCATTTTCGAGGTGGGTATGTACGAGTATGATAGCGGCCTCGCCATACTGCAGATAGAGGATGCCGCCAAACTCTACAAAATGGAAGGTGAGGTGACTGGGCTACGCTTGAAGTTAAACGATATGTTTATGGCACCGCAAGTGGCTCAGGAGTTGGTTGAAGGTCAGTTTGGTCGTTACTACATGAGCGACTGGACGCGTAAACATGCTAACTTTTTTCGTGCGATTCAGATTGAAAAAACCATGATGTTTTTGATTTTGTCGCTGATTATCGCAGTGGCGGCTTTTAATATTGTTTCGACACTGGTGATGGTGGTTACTGATAAAGCGGCGGATATTGCAATTCTTAGAACATTGGGCGCAACGCCCACCACGGTACTACTGATTTTTATGGTGCAGGGGTGTGTGATCGGCTTTGTGGGTACCACGCTGGGTCTTCTTGGCGGAGTCTCACTGGCGCTGAATGTGGACACCCTGGTGCCGGCGCTGGAGTCGCTACTGAATACCAAGTTTCTGGATGCCAGTGTCTATTACATTACCGAATTGCCATCTGATTTGCATTGGGATGATGTGATTAAAATCACCTCAATCTCATTTTCTCTCAGTTTATTAGCGACACTTTATCCCGCCTGGAATGCGGCAAAAATGCAACCTGCGGAGGTACTGCGTCATGAGTAATCGAGTAGTTGAGTGCCGACATATTTCAAAGCAGTTTGATGATGTAGGGGAGAGCGTCAAGGTGCTGCAAGATGTCTCTATCGAGATAGAGGCGGGTGAGCAGGTGGCCATTTTGGGCAGCTCAGGCTCGGGTAAATCAACCTTGTTGCATCTACTGGGGGGGCTGGAATTACCCAACCATGGTGAGGTGATAATCGCGGGACAAAATATCGCCAAGCTCAGTGAAGCAG
The sequence above is a segment of the Gammaproteobacteria bacterium genome. Coding sequences within it:
- a CDS encoding lipoprotein-releasing ABC transporter permease subunit is translated as MFKSLPLFIGLRYTRAKRRNHFISFISLISMLSIALGVTALITVLSVMNGFEKELRERILGMASHATITGHNNSLDNWQSLAELAHQHPEVVGAAPYIEGEGMLSNGEQVSGVALRGIDVAHESEVSEVAEKMIAGDLAYLQPGEYGIVLGVDLARSLGVLLGEKVSLIVSKANISPIGIMPRMKRFTVVGIFEVGMYEYDSGLAILQIEDAAKLYKMEGEVTGLRLKLNDMFMAPQVAQELVEGQFGRYYMSDWTRKHANFFRAIQIEKTMMFLILSLIIAVAAFNIVSTLVMVVTDKAADIAILRTLGATPTTVLLIFMVQGCVIGFVGTTLGLLGGVSLALNVDTLVPALESLLNTKFLDASVYYITELPSDLHWDDVIKITSISFSLSLLATLYPAWNAAKMQPAEVLRHE